One window of the Triticum dicoccoides isolate Atlit2015 ecotype Zavitan chromosome 3B, WEW_v2.0, whole genome shotgun sequence genome contains the following:
- the LOC119279027 gene encoding ABC transporter B family member 20-like → MVSRGLFGWSPPHVQPLTPVSETSEPPESPSPYAADAFGVGGGPGDPPRHPDGGAGPEDGDGDDEGAEGEDPEPPPAAVPFKRLFACADRLDWALMAAGGAAAAAHGVALVVYLHLFGRAINSLHGRHTDQLFRDIKQHALYFLYIAIGVFFAGWIEVSCWILTGERQTAVIRSKYVQVLLNQDMSFFDTYGNNGDIVSQVLSDVLLIQSALSEKVGNYIHNMATFFGGLVIGLLNCWQIALLTLATGPFIVAAGGISNIFLHRLAENIQDAYGEAASIAEQAILYIRTLYSFTNETLAKYSYATSLQATLRYGILISLVQGLGLGFTYGLAICSCALQLWVGRFLILRGRANGGEIVVALFAIILSGLGLNQAATNFYSFEQGRIAAYRLYEMISRSTSTVNQDGRTLNSVQGNIEFRNVYFSYLSRPEIPILSGFYLTVPARKTVALVGRNGSGKSSIIPLMERFYDPTLGEVLLDGENIKNLKLEWLRSQIGLVTQEPALLSLSIRENIAYGRSATTDQIEEAAKTAHAHTFISSLEKGYETQVGRAGLSLTEEQKIKLSIARAVLSNPSILLLDEVTGALDFEAEKAVQEALDVLMLGRSTIIIARRLSLIRNADYIAVMEEGQLVEMGTHEELLNLDGLYAELLKCEEAAKLPKRTPMRNYKEPSSFQIERESSASHSFQESSSPIMSKSPSLQKTHGFLAFRNSDANPNSRESPNIQSPPSEQVAEIRLPMVPSERAPSIKRQDSFEMKLPDLPKIDVPLHRQSSNTSDPESPISPLLTSDPKNERSHSKTFSRTLDMFDNFRSDPSKKHQTKAPSFWKLAELSLTEYFYALLGSAGAACFGSFNPLLAYTISLILVAYYRIGVRDVHDEVNKYCSFIVGMGIITVLANFLQHFYFGIMGEKMTERVRRMMFSAILRNEVGWFDDEENSADILSMRLANDATFVRAAFSNRLSIFIQDTSAIFVALLLGMLLEWRVALVALATLPILVISAVAQKMWLSGFSRGIQEMHRKASLVLEDAVRNIYTVVAFCAGNKIMELYRLQLGSILTKSFVHGMGIGFAFGFSQFLLFACNALLLWYTAVAVKAGHLSLVTALKEYIVFSFATFALVEPFGLAPYILKRRKSLTSVFEIIDRVPKIDPDDASGLKPPNVYGSIEFRSIDFCYPTRPEMMVLSNFSLKVNGGQTIAVVGVSGSGKSTIISLIERFYDPTAGQVLLDGRDLKLFNVRWLRSHMGLVPQDPVIFSTTIRENIIYARHNATESEMKEAARIANAHHFISSLPHGYDTHVGMRGVDLTPGQKQRIAIARVVLKNAPIVLLDEASSAIESESSRVVQEALDTLIMGNKTTILIAHRTAMMKHVDNIVVLNGGKIVEQGTHDSLVQMNGLYIKLMQPHFTKGFRQRRLI, encoded by the exons ATGGTGTCGCGGGGGCTGTTCGGCTGGTCCCCGCCGCACGTGCAGCCGCTCACGCCGGTCTCCGAGACCTCCGAGCCGCCGGAGTCGCCCTCGCCCTACGCCGCCGACGCATTCGGCGTCGGCGGCGGCCCCGGGGACCCGCCCCGCCACCCCGACGGCGGCGCGGGCCCcgaggacggcgacggcgacgacgaggggGCCGAGGGCGAGGACCCCGAGCCGCCGCCCGCGGCGGTGCCCTTCAAGCGCCTCTTCGCCTGCGCCGACCGCCTCGACTGGGCGCTCATGGCCGCGGGCGGCGCCGCGGCCGCCGCCCACGGCGTCGCGCTCGTCGTCTACCTCCACCTCTTCGGCCGCGCCATCAACTCGCTCCACGGCCGCCACACCGACCAGCTCTTCCGCGACATCAAGCAG CACGCTTTATACTTCCTCTATATAGCCATTGGTGTGTTCTTTGCTGGATGGATAG AGGTTTCATGCTGGATTTTGACTGGGGAAAGGCAGACAGCAGTGATAAGGTCAAAGTATGTCCAAGTCTTGTTAAACCAAGACATGAGTTTCTTTGATACCTATGGAAACAATGGCGATATTGTTAGTCAAGTGCTTAGTGATGTCTTGCTCATTCAGTCTGCCCTGAGTGAGAAA GTTGGAAACTACATCCACAATATGGCTACATTTTTTGGCGGACTTGTCAttggtttgttgaactgttggCAAATAGCTCTTTTGACATTGGCTACTGGACCCTTCATTGTTGCTGCAGGAGGAATATCAAACATATTTCTCCATAGGCTGGCAGAAAATATTCAGGATGCGTATGGTGAGGCAGCAAGCATTGCTGAGCAG GCAATCTTATACATCAGGACTTTGTACTCCTTCACAAATGAGACCCTGGCAAAGTATTCTTATGCTACTTCGCTTCAAGCGACTCTGCGCTATGGGATTCTGATAAGTCTGGTGCAAGGTCTTGGTCTCGGATTTACATATGGGCTCGCCATATGTTCTTGTGCCTTACAACTTTGGGTCGGGAGATTCCTTATTTTGCGTGGAAGAGCCAATGGTGGTGAAATTGTAGTTGCCCTGTTTGCTATTATTCTGAGTGGACT TGGACTCAATCAAGCAGCAACGAACTTCTATTCTTTCGAGCAAGGGCGTATAGCTGCATACAGACTCTATGAAATGATAAGCCGTTCAACTTCTACTGTAAACCAGGATGGCCGTACCTTAAATTCAGTACAAGGCAACATCGAGTTTCGTAATGTCTACTTCAGTTATCTCTCCCGTCCAGAAATCCCCATCTTAAGTGGCTTCTACCTTACTGTACCTGCTAGAAAGACTGTTGCTCTTGTTGGTAGAAATGGTTCAGGAAAAAGCAGCATAATACCTCTCATGGAGCGATTCTACGACCCAACCTTAG GTGAAGTACTTTTGGATGGGGAAAATATAAAGAACTTGAAGCTAGAGTGGTTAAGAAGCCAAATAGGACTTGTGACCCAAGAACCAGCATTGTTGAGCTTGAGCATTCGGGAAAATATCGCATATGGAAGATCTGCTACAACTGACCAGATTGAGGAGGCAGCCAAAACAGCTCATGCACACACTTTCATCAGTTCGCTAGAAAAAGGATATGAAACTCAG GTTGGCCGTGCTGGGCTTTCGCTGACTGAAGAACAAAAGATAAAGCTCTCCATTGCTCGTGCTGTGCTCTCAAATCCATCAATTCTTTTGCTGGATGAGGTTACTGGCGCTCTTGATTTTGAGGCTGAGAAAGCTGTTCAGGAAGCACTAGATGTTTTGATGCTCGGGAGGTCTACTATCATCATAGCTAGACGTCTCAGCCTTATCAGGAATGCTGATTATATAGCAGTGATGGAGGAAGGCCAACTTGTTGAGATGGGGACACATGAAGAATTGTTAAATCTTGATGGTCTTTATGCTGAACTTCTTAAGTGTGAGGAAGCAGCAAAACTTCCGAAAAG GACACCTATGAGAAACTACAAAGAGCCCAGCTCCTTCCAAATTGAACGGGAATCATCAGCAAGCCACAGTTTCCAGGAGTCATCTTCTCCTATCATGTCAAAATCACCTTCACTTCAGAAAACACATGGTTTTCTTGCATTCCGAAATTCTGATGCCAACCCTAACTCGCGTGAGTCGCCAAACATTCAGAGTCCTCCTTCAGAGCAAGTGGCAGAAATCAGACTACCTATGGTTCCTTCTGAGAGAGCTCCATCCATCAAAAGGCAGGATAGTTTCGAGATGAAATTGCCTGATCTTCCCAAAATCGATGTTCCCCTACACCGGCAGTCTTCAAATACTTCAGATCCAGAATCACCAATATCACCATTATTGACTTCTGATCCAAAAAATGAGCGTTCCCACTCAAAAACTTTCAGCCGAACTCTTGATATGTTCGATAATTTTCGTTCTGATCCATCAAAGAAGCATCAAACAAAGGCTCCATCATTTTGGAAGCTTGCTGAGCTTAGCCTTACAGAGTATTTTTATGCTCTGCTGGGGAGTGCTGGTGCTGCGTGCTTTGGTTCATTTAATCCTCTTCTTGCTTATACGATATCCTTAATACTGGTGGCATACTACAGAATAGGTGTCCGCGATGTACATGATGAAGTGAACAAGTACTGCTCCTTCATTGTTGGCATGGGTATAATTACTGTGCTGGCTAACTTCTTGCAACACTTCTATTTTGGTATAATGGGAGAGAAAATGACTGAGCGTGTAAGAAGGATGATGTTTTCAG CAATTCTACGCAATGAAGTCGGATGGTTTGATGATGAGGAGAACAGTGCGGACATTTTGTCAATGCGACTTGCAAATGATGCAACCTTTGTTCGTGCTGCTTTCAGCAACAGGCTTTCTATATTCATCCAAGATACATCAGCTATTTTTGTGGCACTTCTTCTTGGTATGCTGCTAGAATGGCGGGTTGCTCTTGTTGCACTCGCAACCTTGCCTATCCTTGTGATTTCTGCAGTCGCACAG AAAATGTGGCTTTCTGGCTTTTCTAGAGGAATTCAGGAGATGCACAGGAAAGCGTCTTTAGTTCTTGAAGATGCAGTCAGGAATATCTATACTGTGGTGGCATTCTGTGCTGGTAACAAAATAATGGAGCTTTACAGATTGCAGCTTGGAAGTATTCTCACAAAAAGCTTTGTTCATGGGATGGGCATTGGCTTTGCCTTTGGCTTCTCTCAGTTCCTTCTTTTCGCCTGCAATGCGCTTCTGCTGTGGTATACAGCCGTAGCTGTGAAGGCTGGGCATCTCAGCCTGGTAACAGCACTCAAAGAGTACATCGTCTTCTCTTTTGCGACCTTTGCACTGGTGGAACCATTTGGCCTTGCTCCATACATCCTCAAGCGTCGGAAATCCCTGACCTCAGTCTTTGAGATCATTGACCGTGTACCCAAGATTGATCCAGATGATGCCAGTGGCCTGAAACCCCCCAATGTGTATGGGAGCATTGAGTTCAGGAGTATTGATTTCTGCTACCCAACTCGCCCTGAGATGATGGTTTTGAGTAATTTCAGCCTTAAAGTCAATGGAGGACAGACTATCGCTGTGGTGGGTGTATCTGGGTCAGGGAAGAGCACGATAATTTCCTTGATCGAGAGGTTCTATGACCCCACTGCTGGCCAAGTTTTGCTGGATGGCCGTGACTTGAAGTTGTTCAATGTGAGATGGCTGCGGAGCCACATGGGGCTGGTTCCTCAGGACCCTGTCATATTCTCCACAACCATAAGAGAGAACATCATATACGCAAGACACAACGCTACAGAATCCGAGATGAAGGAGGCTGCCAGGATAGCAAACGCTCACCATTTCATCAGCAGCCTGCCTCATGGCTACGACACGCACGTGGGAATGCGTGGAGTGGACTTGACACCTGGGCAGAAGCAGCGGATTGCCATCGCCCGCGTCGTGCTGAAGAACGCGCCCATTGTGCTGCTTGACGAAGCCAGCTCTGCCATCGAGTCTGAGTCAAGCAGGGTGGTGCAGGAGGCACTTGACACGTTGATCATGGGGAACAAGACGACGATCCTCATCGCGCACAGGACGGCCATGATGAAGCACGTGGACAACATCGTGGTGCTGAACGGTGGCAAGATCGTGGAGCAAGGGACGCACGACTCGCTGGTGCAGATGAATGGATTGTACATCAAGCTGATGCAGCCTCACTTCACCAAGGGGTTCCGGCAGCGTAGGTTGATATAG
- the LOC119282753 gene encoding disease resistance protein PIK6-NP-like, whose translation MELAMLAIRPLLPKLGSLLAAEFTLEKRVRKGIDTLNRELKLMHAALSKVAKVPPDQLDEGVKIWAGMVRDLAYHMEDIIDTFMVRVYDGSSNPKNRVKKLLKKTGRLFSKGKDHHRISDALKQAVAQAEQLAEQRQRYEVEMPDTGHGISIDPRIKAMYTDATELVGIEEPREELINMLLQGDDRSNNPLKTVSIVGFGGLGKTTLAKTVYDKIKVKFDCRAFVSVSQNPDIKKILKDILFGLDKDKYAKIYNVSREASHLIDELIEFLNDKRYLIIIDDIWDEESWEIIKLAFFKKSPGSRLITTTRNVSVAKACCTSTDDIYRMKPLCDDVSRRLFCKRVFSPSEGCPDELLEVSQHILKKCGGIPLAIITIASLLANNHQMKTKDHWDAVLKSIGRGLTEDRNVKEMKKILLFSYYDLPSYLKPCLLYLSIYPEDHLIMRCQLILKWISEGIVYSEEEETSLYELGDSYFNELVNRSMIQPIGIDWEEKVKACRVHDMVLDLICSLASEENFVTILNGTKRKIPDSQSKARRLSVQNSNVEVATISMAQVRSISVFTNDDVDQLYKVSSCQVLRVLDLEYCPSPDTWNFLHLRQLRLEGYGGKELPVEIGKLLFLQILDISGTRIKEIPSSVVGLRRLMYLDVGWDVKLPSGVGNLTFLEVLMGLTVGKTRRSSDSCNHHIVKELCNLTKLRVVQLSWRVLDENITKTLAESLSNLRKLQVLEIYGEKGGHGDLMHEGWVPSQQLRRVFITDSLPSTLSAWINPSSLPLLSCLVITVSKVRPEDILLLGMLRALRYLCLGVDGYWCPGELRVVAEMEKSVVTADAFPCVEECIFYGIAIAPSIFPRGAAPRLRKIHFSFLARWIGHGDIDLSMGHLPSLKEVRVSLMRGEASNEVLEDAEVALRAAAAHHPNRPVIKIYK comes from the exons ATGGAGCTCGCCATGCTGGCCATCCGCCCCCTCCTCCCGAAGCTGGGGAGCCTGCTCGCAGCCGAGTTCACCTTGGAGAAGCGCGTGAGGAAAGGCATCGACACCCTCAACAGGGAGTTGAAGCTGATGCATGCCGCACTCAGCAAGGTGGCCAAAGTGCCGCCGGATCAGCTCGACGAGGGGGTAAAGATCTGGGCAGGAATGGTGAGGGACCTGGCCTACCACATGGAGGACATCATCGACACCTTCATGGTGCGCGTGTATGATGGATCTTCCAACCCGAAGAACAGAGTGAAGAAGTTACTTAAGAAGACAGGCAGATTATTTAGTAAGGGTAAAGATCACCATCGAATCTCCGATGCTCTAAAACAAGCGGTTGCTCAAGCCGAACAGTTGGCTGAGCAGCGCCAAAGGTACGAGGTGGAGATGCCAGACACCGGCCATGGTATTAGCATTGATCCTCGCATCAAGGCTATGTACACAGATGCGACGGAGCTCGTTGGGATCGAGGAACCACGAGAAGAGTTGATCAACATGTTACTTCAGGGTGATGATCGGTCGAATAATCCATTGAAGACGGTCTCTATTGTTGGATTTGGTGGGTTAGGCAAGACAACTCTTGCCAAAACAGTGTATGACAAGATCAAAGTGAAATTTGATTGTCGTGCCTTTGTGTCGGTTTCTCAGAATCCCGACATAAAGAAAATATTGAAGGATATTCTTTTTGGGCTTGACAAGGACAAGTATGCAAAGATATATAATGTATCACGAGAAGCAAGCCATCTCATAGACGAACTCATTGAATTCCTCAATGACAAAAG GTACCTCATCATAATTGATGACATATGGGATGAGGAATCATGGGAAATAATCAAGCTTGCTTTCTTCAAGAAGAGTCCTGGAAGTCGATTAATCACGACAACCCGCAATGTCAGTGTCGCTAAAGCATGTTGCACTTCTACTGATGATATTTATAGAATGAAACCTCTTTGTGATGATGTCTCAAGAAGGCTCTTCTGTAAAAGAGTATTTTCTCCCAGTGAAGGATGTCCTGATGAGTTGTTGGAAGTATCTCAACACATCTTGAAGAAATGTGGTGGAATACCATTAGCCATTATCACTATAGCAAGTCTTCTGGCTAATAATCACCAGATGAAAACAAAGGACCACTGGGATGCCGTGCTCAAGTCCATTGGTCGTGGACTCACAGAAGATCGCAATGtaaaggagatgaagaagatattATTATTTagctattatgatctaccttcTTATCTTAAGCCATGCTTATTGTATCTAAGTATCTATCCAGAAGATCACCTGATTATGAGATGCCAGCTAATATTGAAGTGGATATCTGAAGGTATCGTTTATAGTGAAGAAGAAGAAACTAGCTTATATGAGCTCGGAGATAGCTACTTCAATGAGTTAGTAAACAGAAGTATGATCCAGCCGATAGGTATTGATTGGGAAGAGAAAGTAAAAGCTTGTCGTGTACACGACATGGTGCTTGACCTCATATGTTCATTGGCTAGTGAAGAGAACTTTGTCACTATATTGAATGGCACCAAGAGGAAAATTCCTGACTCGCAAAGCAAGGCCCGAAGATTGTCAGTCCAAAATAGCAATGTCGAAGTGGCTACCATCAGTATGGCACAAGTAAGATCAATTTCCGTTTTCACAAATGATGATGTTGACCAACTGTACAAAGTTTCAAGCTGTCAAGTTTTGCGTGTGTTGGACTTGGAATATTGTCCTTCTCCGGATACTTGGAATTTTTTGCATTTGAGGCAGCTACGACTGGAAGGTTATGGTGGTAAGGAGCTTCCAGTGGAAATAGGAAAGCTATTGTTTTTGCAAATCCTGGATATTAGTGGAACAAGGATAAAAGAAATACCTTCAAGTGTTGTTGGACTTAGACGTCTGATGTACTTGGATGTTGGCTGGGATGTGAAGCTCCCGTCTGGGGTTGGTAATTTAACTTTCCTAGAAGTGCTAATGGGACTGACAGTGGGTAAAACACGGAGATCTTCTGACAGTTGTAATCACCATATTGTGAAAGAGCTGTGCAATTTGACCAAGCTGAGAGTGGTCCAGCTTTCCTGGAGAGTTTTGGATGAGAACATCACAAAAACTTTGGCGGAATCCCTAAGTAATCTCCGCAAATTGCAAGTGCTAGAAATTTATGGTGAGAAAGGTGGACATGGCGATCTCATGCACGAAGGTTGGGTGCCCTCTCAACAACTCCGTAGAGTATTCATTACGGATTCCTTGCCGTCGACACTGTCAGCATGGATTAATCCTTCATCACTTCCTCTCCTGTCGTGCCTGGTAATAACTGTTAGTAAAGTGCGCCCGGAGGACATCCTGCTTCTTGGGATGTTGCGCGCCCTTCGTTATCTCTGTCTGGGCGTTGATGGATATTGGTGCCCGGGAGAGCTGCGGGTAGTAGCGGAAATGGAAAAGTCTGTTGTTACTGCTGACGCATTTCCATGTGTGGAAGAGTGCATCTTCTATGGTATCGCCATTGCGCCGTCTATATTTCCACGAGGAGCCGCACCAAGGCTTAGAAAAATTCACTTCAGCTTCCTAGCTAGGTGGATCGGCCATGGCGATATTGATTTGAGCATGGGGCACCTCCCCTCCCTCAAGGAAGTCAGGGTTTCCCTTATGCGTGGGGAAGCCAGCAATGAGGTGCTGGAGGATGCGGAGGTGGCTCTGAGGGCCGCAGCGGCACACCATCCCAACCGCCCCGTCATTAAAATCTACAAATAG